A region from the Pseudomonas promysalinigenes genome encodes:
- a CDS encoding rhodanese-like domain-containing protein, which yields MTDFSGLPLVIEAADLLPRLDSPQLILVDLSSANRYVSGHIPGARFVEGKRTQLGQPPAPGLLPTLADLERLFSELGHRDDAVYVVYDDEGGGWAGRFIWLLDVIGHHRYHYLNGGIQAWPADKLSTDLPAPASTPVHLQLHAEPTATREYLQSRLGADDLVIWDARGPQEFCGEKVLAAKAGHIPGAINFEWTAGMDLNDHLRIRKDIAQVLEQLGITPDKEVITHCQTHRRSGFTYLVAKALGYPRIKAYAGSWSEWGNHPDTPVEV from the coding sequence ATGACTGACTTTTCCGGCTTGCCTTTGGTGATCGAGGCCGCTGACCTGCTACCGCGCCTGGACTCACCGCAGTTGATCCTGGTCGACCTGAGCAGTGCCAACCGCTATGTCAGCGGCCACATCCCCGGCGCCCGTTTCGTCGAAGGCAAGCGCACCCAACTCGGCCAGCCCCCGGCCCCCGGCCTGCTGCCGACGCTGGCCGACCTGGAAAGGCTGTTCAGCGAGCTGGGCCACCGCGATGACGCAGTTTACGTGGTGTACGACGACGAGGGCGGTGGCTGGGCCGGCCGCTTCATCTGGCTGCTAGATGTGATCGGCCATCATCGCTACCACTACCTCAATGGCGGCATCCAGGCGTGGCCAGCAGACAAGCTGTCCACTGACCTGCCAGCTCCCGCCAGTACGCCCGTACACCTGCAATTGCACGCCGAACCTACTGCCACCCGCGAGTACCTGCAAAGCCGCCTGGGCGCTGATGACCTGGTTATCTGGGATGCCCGTGGCCCGCAGGAATTCTGCGGCGAAAAAGTCCTGGCCGCCAAGGCTGGGCATATTCCCGGCGCCATCAATTTCGAGTGGACTGCCGGCATGGACCTCAACGATCACCTGCGCATTCGCAAAGATATCGCTCAAGTGCTCGAGCAACTGGGCATCACCCCTGACAAGGAAGTGATCACCCACTGCCAGACCCACCGCCGCTCCGGTTTCACTTACCTGGTGGCCAAGGCCCTCGGTTATCCACGCATCAAGGCTTATGCCGGCTCGTGGAGCGAATGGGGCAACCACCCGGACACGCCTGTCGAAGTTTAA
- a CDS encoding HDOD domain-containing protein, which translates to MPMESKVPSQNPRTVEAWIKLLDGVRVPVPKPSYDRVMSAINDSRRSLRDIAELMQDSPALVLSVMREANHPGNASQAEPAESLEIALNRLGLVRSKELLMRLPALPEHDIPPVLRQFLLISQHAAQQASGLFASRLARLWQEIHWGSLLFLAPLWPLALAYPKLLDAWELRVIHKGEAAAEVEQELFGVRIFALCQAVAEHWRLPKWVTQGYRLLLEERDQLALVLNIAREQDLLTQQHRLDEAAGLRRWFNEPANTVLLANNLALAAQVGWDNPHLLRWQLLTALYLQTSLEDVQQQVHQQAAASARRHASHAVFHPAEALIWPWDQRRPHPDMLTPPPPSSEDLGRWRKLCQQLLAQPSPFTNAVHLATHAREAMLACGMQRVMLLSLDGARETLRVQQTAGLPKEAGAISLPLAQHKLLHKLMAKAGQLRLTPANHGQFSALLPAPLRALFPSEHMLLRSLAVGDQVLMLVVADQGGKPLADVSTQAFGKTSQCIERALAVFGNRGA; encoded by the coding sequence ATGCCAATGGAATCCAAGGTGCCCTCTCAGAATCCGCGTACGGTAGAAGCCTGGATCAAGCTGCTCGACGGCGTGCGTGTACCGGTGCCCAAGCCCAGCTACGACCGAGTCATGAGCGCCATCAATGACAGCCGTCGCTCGTTGCGCGACATCGCCGAACTGATGCAGGACAGCCCGGCGCTGGTGCTGTCGGTGATGCGCGAGGCCAACCACCCCGGCAACGCCAGCCAGGCCGAACCTGCTGAAAGCCTGGAAATTGCCCTCAACCGCCTGGGCCTGGTACGCAGCAAGGAGCTACTGATGCGTCTGCCGGCCTTGCCGGAGCACGACATACCCCCGGTGCTGCGCCAGTTCCTGCTGATCAGCCAACACGCAGCGCAACAGGCCAGCGGCCTGTTCGCCAGCCGCCTGGCGCGCCTGTGGCAGGAAATCCACTGGGGCAGCCTGCTGTTCCTGGCACCGCTGTGGCCTCTAGCCTTGGCCTACCCCAAGCTGCTCGATGCCTGGGAACTGCGGGTCATCCACAAAGGCGAGGCGGCCGCCGAGGTGGAACAGGAACTGTTCGGTGTACGCATCTTCGCCCTGTGCCAGGCCGTGGCTGAGCACTGGCGCCTGCCGAAGTGGGTCACCCAGGGTTATCGCCTGCTGCTCGAAGAGCGCGACCAGTTGGCCCTGGTGCTGAATATTGCCCGCGAGCAAGACCTGCTCACCCAGCAGCACCGCCTGGATGAAGCCGCTGGCTTGCGCCGCTGGTTCAACGAACCGGCCAACACCGTGCTGCTGGCCAACAACCTGGCGCTGGCAGCCCAGGTTGGCTGGGACAACCCTCATTTGTTGCGCTGGCAACTGCTGACTGCGCTTTACTTGCAAACATCGCTGGAAGATGTGCAACAGCAAGTGCACCAACAAGCTGCCGCCAGCGCCCGGCGTCACGCCAGTCACGCAGTGTTCCACCCTGCAGAAGCCTTGATCTGGCCATGGGACCAGCGCCGCCCGCACCCAGACATGCTGACGCCACCGCCCCCGTCCAGCGAGGACCTTGGCCGTTGGCGCAAGCTGTGCCAGCAACTGTTGGCACAACCAAGCCCATTCACCAATGCCGTTCACCTGGCCACCCACGCGCGCGAAGCCATGCTCGCCTGCGGCATGCAGCGGGTCATGCTGCTATCGCTGGACGGTGCCCGCGAAACCCTGCGCGTGCAACAGACTGCCGGCCTGCCTAAAGAGGCCGGGGCCATCAGCTTGCCGCTCGCGCAGCACAAGCTGCTGCACAAGCTCATGGCCAAGGCCGGCCAGCTGCGCCTGACACCCGCCAACCACGGCCAATTTTCGGCATTACTGCCAGCGCCGTTGCGGGCGCTGTTCCCCAGCGAGCACATGCTGCTGCGTTCCCTTGCGGTGGGTGACCAGGTCTTGATGCTGGTCGTTGCCGACCAAGGCGGCAAGCCGCTGGCCGATGTCAGCACGCAAGCCTTCGGTAAGACTTCGCAATGTATCGAGCGTGCGCTGGCAGTCTTCGGCAACCGCGGAGCCTGA
- the motA gene encoding flagellar motor stator protein MotA: MAKIIGIIVVFASVLGGYVLSHGKIAALIQPFEVLIIGGAAFGAFMQANPGYMTMHVIKKSMKMFGSRFSHAFYLEVLGLVYEILNKSRREGMMAIESDIEDAAASPIFAKYPAVLGDERMTAFICDYLRIMSTGNMAPHELEGLFDMELLSMKEELEHPSHAVTGVADGMPGFGIVAAVLGIVVTMASLGDGDQKAIGMHVGAALVGTFFGILAAYGFFGPLAKCLEHDAKEELNLYESIKASLVASASGMPPSLAVEFGRKVLYPKHRPTFAELEQAVRGR, from the coding sequence ATGGCTAAAATTATCGGCATCATCGTCGTATTCGCGAGCGTGCTCGGCGGATATGTGCTTTCCCATGGCAAGATCGCGGCACTGATCCAGCCGTTCGAAGTGCTGATCATCGGCGGTGCGGCCTTCGGCGCCTTCATGCAGGCCAACCCCGGTTACATGACCATGCATGTAATCAAGAAGTCGATGAAGATGTTCGGCTCGCGCTTCTCCCATGCTTTCTATCTGGAAGTACTGGGCCTGGTCTACGAAATCCTCAACAAGAGCCGCCGCGAAGGCATGATGGCGATCGAGAGTGATATCGAAGACGCCGCAGCCAGCCCGATTTTCGCCAAGTACCCAGCAGTGCTGGGTGACGAGCGCATGACCGCGTTCATCTGTGACTACCTGCGCATCATGTCCACCGGCAACATGGCGCCCCACGAACTCGAGGGGCTGTTCGACATGGAACTGCTGAGCATGAAGGAAGAGCTCGAGCACCCTTCACATGCGGTCACAGGGGTCGCCGACGGCATGCCTGGTTTCGGTATCGTTGCAGCCGTATTGGGTATCGTGGTGACCATGGCTTCGCTTGGCGATGGCGACCAGAAGGCGATCGGCATGCACGTCGGTGCGGCACTGGTCGGTACCTTCTTCGGTATTCTGGCTGCCTATGGCTTCTTCGGCCCGCTGGCCAAGTGCCTGGAGCACGATGCCAAGGAAGAGCTCAACCTCTACGAGTCGATCAAGGCCTCGCTGGTGGCTTCTGCCTCCGGCATGCCGCCTTCGCTGGCCGTGGAGTTCGGGCGCAAGGTGCTCTACCCCAAGCACCGCCCGACTTTTGCCGAGCTGGAACAAGCGGTTCGTGGTCGCTGA
- the serB gene encoding phosphoserine phosphatase SerB, with protein MREIVLINITGEDRPGLTAALTGVLLQGGVNILDIGLAVMHGTLSFGILVDIPDNEVATALLQSVQSKAHELNLQARYTPISEADYQHWADAQGEARHIVTLLSRKITPEQLNRVSAVISQYGLTIERIERLSARVALDAPSEKGKAAVEISVRGVPSDAQALRSDFFTLAQTLQVDIAFQQDDLFRRNRRLAVFDMDSTLIEAEVIDELAKAAGVGEQVAAITERAMRGELDFRASFKERMALLKGLDVGVLDQIGASLRLTEGAENLFAELKRLGYKTAILSGGFSYFAKQVQARLGIDYVFANELEVVDGKVTGVAVEPIVDAQRKAELLQQLANEEGLQLEQTIAVGDGANDLPMLALAGLGVAFRAKPLVRQSAKQAISTLGLDGVLYLLGLRDRDARG; from the coding sequence GTGCGCGAAATCGTTCTGATCAACATCACCGGTGAGGACCGTCCGGGTCTTACCGCCGCCCTTACCGGCGTCCTTCTCCAGGGCGGTGTGAACATCCTCGACATCGGCCTGGCGGTCATGCATGGCACCCTGTCCTTCGGTATTCTGGTCGATATTCCGGACAACGAAGTGGCCACGGCGCTGCTGCAAAGCGTGCAGTCCAAGGCCCACGAGCTGAACCTTCAGGCGCGCTATACGCCGATTTCCGAGGCCGACTATCAGCACTGGGCCGATGCACAGGGCGAAGCGCGACATATCGTGACTCTACTCAGCCGCAAGATCACCCCCGAGCAGTTGAACCGCGTCAGTGCCGTCATCAGTCAGTACGGCCTGACCATCGAGCGCATCGAGCGCCTGTCGGCACGGGTGGCTTTGGATGCACCGAGTGAAAAGGGCAAAGCGGCCGTTGAAATTTCCGTACGTGGCGTCCCGAGCGATGCTCAAGCACTGCGCAGCGACTTTTTCACTTTGGCCCAGACGCTGCAGGTCGACATCGCGTTCCAGCAAGACGACCTGTTCCGTCGCAACCGTCGCCTGGCTGTGTTCGACATGGACTCCACGCTGATCGAGGCTGAAGTCATCGACGAGCTGGCCAAGGCGGCTGGTGTAGGCGAGCAGGTTGCGGCGATCACCGAGCGCGCGATGCGCGGCGAGCTGGATTTTCGCGCCAGCTTCAAGGAGCGCATGGCGCTGCTCAAGGGCCTGGATGTGGGTGTGCTGGACCAGATCGGCGCTTCGCTGCGCCTGACCGAAGGTGCCGAAAACCTGTTCGCCGAGCTCAAGCGCCTGGGCTATAAAACGGCGATTCTCTCTGGTGGCTTCTCGTACTTCGCCAAGCAGGTGCAGGCGCGCCTGGGTATCGATTACGTCTTCGCCAACGAGCTGGAAGTAGTCGACGGCAAGGTCACTGGGGTTGCGGTGGAGCCGATAGTCGATGCCCAGCGCAAGGCTGAGCTGTTGCAGCAACTGGCCAACGAAGAAGGCCTGCAACTCGAACAGACCATCGCCGTGGGCGATGGCGCCAACGACCTGCCAATGCTGGCATTGGCCGGGCTTGGCGTTGCCTTCCGCGCCAAACCGCTTGTGCGCCAGTCGGCCAAGCAGGCGATCTCCACCTTGGGGCTCGATGGCGTGCTTTACTTGCTGGGCCTGCGCGACCGCGACGCCCGCGGCTGA
- the orn gene encoding oligoribonuclease translates to MHNPQNLIWIDLEMTGLDPDHDVIIEMATIVTDSELNTLAEGPVIAIHHSDEVLARMDEWNTRTHGASGLTQRVRESKVSMAEAQAQTIAFLEQWVPKGKSPICGNSICQDRRFLYRHMRELENYFHYRNLDVSTLKELAARWAPEVRDSFKKGGTHLALDDIRESIAELRHYREHFIKV, encoded by the coding sequence ATGCATAACCCACAGAACCTGATCTGGATCGATCTGGAAATGACCGGTCTGGACCCGGACCACGACGTCATCATCGAGATGGCCACCATCGTCACCGACAGTGAGCTGAACACGTTGGCCGAAGGGCCGGTGATAGCCATCCACCACAGTGACGAAGTGCTGGCGCGCATGGACGAGTGGAATACCCGCACCCATGGTGCCTCGGGCCTCACCCAGCGCGTGCGCGAAAGCAAGGTCAGCATGGCAGAAGCCCAAGCACAGACCATCGCGTTCCTCGAACAATGGGTGCCCAAAGGCAAGTCGCCAATCTGTGGCAACAGCATCTGCCAGGATCGCCGCTTCCTTTACCGCCATATGCGCGAACTGGAAAACTACTTCCACTACCGCAACCTCGATGTCTCCACGCTCAAGGAGCTTGCTGCGCGCTGGGCGCCGGAGGTTCGTGACAGCTTCAAGAAGGGCGGCACTCACCTGGCCCTGGATGATATCCGCGAGTCCATCGCTGAGCTGCGCCACTACCGCGAGCATTTCATCAAGGTGTGA
- the motB gene encoding flagellar motor protein MotB — protein MENNQPIIIKRVKRFGGGHHGGAWKIAFADFATAMMAFFLVLWLLSTATPEQKIAIAGYFKDPIGFSDSGTPYVIDLGGSPQLAPEKTINPEVKSEPTPDTSIQLDKDQVETMAEQVERERLELLLQELQNKVEENPQLQKFKDQILFEITQDGLRIQIMDAENRPMFDIGSARLQPYFEDILLAMADTIKAVPNKISISGHTDAKPYSGTGDFGNWELSANRANAARRALVAGGYPDGQVARVVGYASSSLFDRKNPFNPVNRRIDIIVLTKKAQRNIEGEQGTPEASSQPASPAPVDAPSAPAGAQEAPAPMQPRELRQKLNIFEDGTLKMDEQKDQ, from the coding sequence ATGGAGAACAATCAGCCGATAATCATCAAGCGCGTCAAGCGCTTCGGTGGCGGGCACCATGGTGGGGCCTGGAAGATCGCCTTTGCCGACTTCGCCACGGCGATGATGGCGTTCTTCCTGGTGTTGTGGCTGCTGTCCACGGCTACACCTGAACAGAAGATTGCCATCGCCGGTTACTTCAAAGACCCGATCGGCTTCTCCGATAGTGGCACGCCTTATGTGATCGACCTGGGCGGTTCGCCGCAACTGGCGCCGGAAAAGACCATCAACCCGGAAGTGAAATCCGAGCCTACGCCTGATACCAGTATTCAGCTGGACAAGGATCAGGTCGAAACCATGGCCGAGCAGGTCGAGCGCGAGCGTCTGGAGTTGCTGTTGCAGGAGCTGCAGAACAAGGTCGAGGAAAACCCTCAACTGCAGAAGTTCAAGGATCAGATCCTGTTCGAAATCACTCAGGACGGCCTGCGTATCCAGATCATGGATGCCGAGAACCGGCCGATGTTCGACATCGGCAGCGCGCGCCTGCAGCCGTACTTCGAGGACATCCTGCTGGCCATGGCCGATACCATCAAAGCGGTGCCGAACAAGATCAGCATCAGTGGCCACACCGATGCCAAGCCGTATTCGGGCACTGGCGATTTCGGTAACTGGGAGCTGTCGGCCAACCGCGCGAACGCAGCGCGGCGAGCGCTGGTTGCAGGGGGCTATCCGGATGGCCAGGTGGCGCGAGTGGTGGGCTATGCCTCGTCGTCGTTGTTCGACCGCAAGAACCCGTTCAACCCGGTCAACCGTCGCATCGACATCATCGTGCTGACCAAAAAAGCCCAGCGCAACATCGAAGGCGAGCAGGGTACACCTGAAGCTTCCAGCCAACCGGCTTCGCCAGCCCCAGTTGACGCACCGTCAGCCCCAGCCGGGGCGCAGGAAGCCCCGGCCCCGATGCAGCCGCGTGAACTCAGGCAAAAGCTGAACATCTTCGAAGATGGCACTTTGAAGATGGATGAGCAGAAGGATCAGTAG
- a CDS encoding histidine kinase: protein MNRPTPVKTDNFFIMIFRALRQRRVPLALRIATTNIFLVALALVIYACVMGLQFKQAMHEQADALGQSLTIQTATSATELLVSNDILSLNVLLGNLVKNPLVAHAAIYSVDNRILAEAGQRPRNSLLGEAEGLYQTKITFQDVTAGQLRISLDMSQFQQPMLISLQSMGILAAILLALALSLSLRQGRHITLPLLQLRVWLRDPHPYTPAIDRQDEIGDIARQLHARLAPPPPPEPEPEEEDEDAFELDEDAPLKPAQRAKAVVQADEDDDEAFAGLLDDDKQPAANTAVVESDEPQNTAVLAVQLGSQEQLRRLPRSRLTELLERYRGCLEQAASLYEGEIHTLNDGSTLVLFHSRDCGEDYLTNAICCGELLRALGHALQIEVADSGITLQLQLGLALGDDLQGLEQVDLLMAEKAQDALALSQHSRNLLLVERQISDDELIRKRARIRPIASPEGACCVERLMEPYPSMLERQLARMHERRA from the coding sequence GTGAACCGGCCCACGCCAGTCAAAACCGACAATTTCTTCATCATGATCTTCCGAGCCCTGCGCCAACGTCGCGTGCCCCTAGCACTGCGCATCGCCACCACGAACATATTCCTGGTGGCACTGGCACTGGTGATCTATGCCTGCGTGATGGGCCTGCAGTTCAAGCAGGCCATGCACGAACAGGCGGACGCCCTGGGCCAGAGCCTGACCATCCAGACGGCCACTTCGGCGACCGAACTGTTGGTGTCCAACGACATCCTCAGCCTCAACGTGCTGCTGGGCAACCTGGTGAAGAACCCGCTGGTGGCCCACGCGGCCATCTACAGCGTGGACAACCGCATCCTCGCTGAGGCAGGCCAGCGCCCACGTAATAGCTTGCTGGGCGAGGCCGAAGGCCTTTACCAGACGAAGATCACCTTCCAGGACGTGACCGCCGGGCAGCTGCGTATCAGCCTGGATATGAGCCAGTTCCAGCAGCCGATGCTGATCAGCCTGCAGAGCATGGGTATCCTTGCGGCCATCCTGCTGGCCCTGGCATTGAGCCTGAGCCTGCGCCAAGGCCGGCACATCACCCTGCCGTTGCTGCAACTGAGAGTCTGGCTGCGTGACCCGCATCCGTACACGCCGGCCATCGACCGTCAGGACGAGATTGGCGACATCGCCCGCCAGTTGCATGCCCGTCTGGCCCCGCCTCCGCCACCGGAGCCAGAGCCTGAGGAAGAAGACGAAGATGCCTTCGAGCTGGATGAAGACGCCCCGCTGAAACCCGCGCAACGCGCCAAGGCTGTGGTCCAGGCAGATGAGGACGACGACGAGGCATTCGCCGGGCTACTCGATGACGACAAGCAACCTGCAGCCAACACGGCGGTAGTGGAGTCCGACGAGCCCCAGAATACCGCCGTGCTGGCCGTGCAACTGGGCTCGCAGGAGCAACTGCGCAGGCTGCCGCGCTCCCGCCTGACCGAGCTGCTGGAACGCTATCGCGGTTGCCTTGAGCAGGCAGCTTCATTGTATGAAGGCGAAATCCACACATTGAACGATGGCAGCACGCTGGTGCTTTTCCACAGCCGCGACTGCGGCGAGGATTACCTGACCAATGCCATCTGTTGTGGCGAGCTGTTGCGCGCGCTGGGGCATGCTCTGCAAATCGAAGTGGCTGACAGCGGCATCACCTTGCAACTGCAACTGGGCCTGGCCCTGGGCGACGACTTGCAAGGGCTGGAGCAGGTCGACCTGCTGATGGCCGAAAAGGCTCAGGATGCCCTGGCGCTGTCTCAGCACAGCCGCAACCTGCTGCTGGTGGAGCGCCAGATCAGTGACGACGAGCTGATTCGCAAGCGCGCCCGCATTCGCCCCATAGCCAGCCCTGAAGGCGCATGCTGCGTAGAACGGCTGATGGAACCCTACCCATCGATGCTGGAACGTCAGCTGGCCCGAATGCACGAGCGCCGGGCCTGA
- the rsgA gene encoding small ribosomal subunit biogenesis GTPase RsgA has translation MAKRQLNRRQNWRIEKIQNERAARAAKREQHVLQELEGGDLGPEQLGLVIAHFGVQVEVEAQDGEVAGQVFRCHLRANLPALVTGDRVVWRAGNQGIGVIVAQMPRSTELCRPNNHGQLKPVAANVDLIVIVFAPAPEPHPNLIDRYLVAAEHAGIRPLLLLNKADLIDADNGPGLHALLEVYRDLGYPLLEVSAHQGDGMQRLQQMLDGHISVFVGQSGVGKSSLVNSLLPDAGTRVGDLSEWSGQGQHTTTTARLYHFPNGGDLIDSPGIREFGLGHVSRDDVEEGFIEFRDLFGTCRFRDCKHDREPGCALLKALEDGRIKPQRMNSYRSIIASLPEDSY, from the coding sequence ATGGCCAAACGCCAGCTCAATCGGCGCCAGAACTGGCGTATCGAAAAAATCCAGAACGAACGCGCAGCTCGCGCCGCCAAACGCGAACAGCACGTGCTGCAGGAGCTGGAGGGTGGCGATCTGGGGCCGGAACAGCTGGGCCTGGTAATCGCGCACTTCGGTGTGCAGGTGGAGGTCGAGGCCCAGGATGGCGAGGTCGCCGGCCAGGTATTCCGCTGCCACCTGCGGGCCAACTTGCCAGCACTGGTCACCGGCGACCGGGTCGTCTGGCGCGCTGGCAACCAAGGCATCGGCGTGATCGTCGCGCAGATGCCACGCAGCACTGAGCTGTGCCGGCCGAACAACCACGGCCAGCTCAAGCCGGTCGCAGCCAACGTCGACCTGATCGTCATCGTCTTCGCCCCGGCGCCGGAGCCACATCCGAACCTGATCGACCGCTATCTGGTGGCCGCTGAGCATGCCGGCATCCGCCCGCTGCTACTGCTGAACAAGGCCGACCTGATCGACGCCGACAATGGCCCCGGCCTGCACGCGTTACTCGAGGTCTATCGCGACCTGGGCTACCCGCTGCTGGAGGTTTCCGCCCATCAGGGCGACGGCATGCAGCGCCTGCAGCAGATGCTGGACGGGCACATCAGCGTGTTCGTCGGCCAGTCGGGCGTGGGCAAGTCGTCATTGGTCAACAGCCTGCTGCCTGACGCTGGCACCCGGGTGGGCGACCTGTCCGAATGGTCCGGCCAAGGTCAACACACCACGACCACCGCGCGTCTTTATCACTTCCCCAACGGGGGCGACCTGATCGACTCGCCGGGCATTCGCGAATTCGGCCTTGGCCACGTCAGCCGCGACGATGTCGAAGAGGGGTTCATCGAGTTTCGCGACCTGTTCGGAACTTGCCGCTTCCGCGATTGCAAGCATGATCGCGAGCCGGGCTGCGCACTGCTAAAGGCCCTTGAAGACGGCCGCATCAAGCCGCAGCGAATGAACAGCTACCGCTCGATCATCGCTAGCCTGCCCGAAGACAGCTACTGA
- the asd gene encoding archaetidylserine decarboxylase (Phosphatidylserine decarboxylase is synthesized as a single chain precursor. Generation of the pyruvoyl active site from a Ser is coupled to cleavage of a Gly-Ser bond between the larger (beta) and smaller (alpha chains). It is an integral membrane protein.): MKSRLFILSQYLLPHHLLSRLAGCIAECRVRWFKNAFTAWFAKRYQVNMSEALVEDLTAYEHFNAFFTRALKPGARPLDETPGAVLCPADGAVSQLGPIEHGRIFQAKGHSYSALELLGGDPALAAPFMGGQFATIYLSPKDYHRVHMPLAGTLREMVYVPGRLFSVNQTTAENVPELFARNERVVCLFDTERGPMAVVLVGAMIVASIETVWAGLVTPPKRELKTFRYDEGARAPIHLEKGAELGRFKLGSTAIVLFGPEQVEWAQTLGAASAVRMGELLATPAQAQA; encoded by the coding sequence ATGAAATCCCGCCTGTTCATTCTCAGCCAGTACCTGTTACCGCACCATCTGCTGTCGCGCCTGGCTGGCTGCATCGCCGAGTGCCGCGTGCGCTGGTTCAAAAACGCCTTCACCGCCTGGTTCGCCAAGCGTTACCAAGTGAACATGAGCGAAGCGCTGGTCGAAGACCTGACCGCCTACGAGCACTTCAATGCCTTCTTTACCCGCGCCCTGAAGCCAGGCGCTCGCCCGCTGGATGAAACGCCGGGCGCAGTTCTGTGCCCAGCCGACGGCGCCGTGAGCCAGTTAGGCCCGATCGAGCACGGCCGTATCTTCCAGGCCAAGGGCCACAGCTACAGTGCCCTGGAACTGTTGGGCGGCGACCCAGCCCTGGCCGCGCCATTCATGGGCGGCCAGTTTGCGACCATCTACCTGTCGCCCAAGGATTATCACCGCGTGCACATGCCACTGGCCGGCACCCTGCGCGAGATGGTGTATGTGCCAGGCCGGCTGTTCTCGGTCAACCAGACCACGGCCGAAAACGTGCCTGAACTGTTCGCCCGCAACGAGCGCGTGGTGTGCCTGTTCGACACCGAGCGCGGGCCGATGGCTGTTGTGCTGGTCGGCGCCATGATCGTGGCTTCGATCGAAACCGTTTGGGCCGGGCTGGTCACGCCACCCAAGCGTGAACTGAAGACCTTCCGCTACGATGAAGGCGCCCGTGCGCCTATTCACCTGGAGAAGGGCGCCGAATTGGGTCGCTTCAAGCTGGGCTCGACCGCGATCGTGCTGTTCGGGCCAGAGCAGGTGGAATGGGCACAGACACTAGGTGCGGCATCGGCAGTACGCATGGGTGAGCTGCTGGCAACGCCCGCCCAAGCCCAAGCCTGA
- a CDS encoding trimeric intracellular cation channel family protein has protein sequence MLLMLYLIAITAEAMTGALSAGRRGMDWFGVVLIACVTALGGGSVRDVLLGHYPLTWVKHPEYLVLTSLAALLTIFIAPMMRRLRSLFLVLDALGLVAFTLIGCMTALEMGQGMLVASISGVITGVFGGILRDIFCNDIPLVFRRELYASVSFAAAWFYLGCVYFKVPAEQAMLLTLFGGFLVRLLAIRFHWEMPKFHYNDQQ, from the coding sequence ATGTTGCTGATGCTCTACCTGATAGCCATTACCGCCGAAGCGATGACCGGTGCGCTGTCTGCCGGCCGGCGCGGCATGGACTGGTTTGGCGTGGTGCTGATCGCCTGCGTGACCGCCCTGGGGGGTGGCTCGGTGCGCGATGTGCTGCTTGGGCACTACCCTCTGACCTGGGTAAAACATCCTGAGTACTTGGTGCTGACCAGCCTGGCAGCGCTCTTGACGATTTTCATCGCGCCTATGATGCGCCGCTTGCGCTCGCTATTTTTGGTACTCGATGCGTTGGGCCTGGTGGCGTTCACGCTTATCGGCTGCATGACTGCGCTGGAAATGGGGCAGGGCATGTTGGTGGCATCGATCAGTGGCGTGATCACTGGTGTATTCGGCGGGATTCTGCGGGATATCTTCTGCAACGACATCCCACTGGTGTTCCGTCGCGAACTCTATGCCAGCGTATCGTTCGCTGCGGCGTGGTTCTACCTAGGCTGCGTTTACTTCAAAGTGCCGGCGGAGCAGGCGATGCTGCTGACTTTGTTCGGTGGCTTTCTGGTGCGCTTGCTGGCCATTCGCTTCCATTGGGAAATGCCCAAGTTTCACTATAACGATCAGCAATAG